The Zea mays cultivar B73 chromosome 7, Zm-B73-REFERENCE-NAM-5.0, whole genome shotgun sequence DNA segment GTCGATCTGTCAAGCAGAGACGACGGTGGTATTTGCCATGGATATGAATTCATCGGCATACCGTATAATGGTTGGAGCTGCGAATCttcatttgttgccgatgtattagGTACATATATCATATTGCTAATTTCGTATGACAAAGAACTAGGAGCAACAATTTATCAAATGTGcgtgttaattttctaattgtttCTTCCAACCCTCTAATATATTGTTTCATTTGATTTTGTTGTTGATATATATATtgtttaatagattggatgtcGTCAGACTTAATTACATTGGAGATTTGAAGAGAAGGTAGGAGAGATGCGATCTGGATCACTCCATGCTTGGTAATCTTCTAGTGCTGATCTACCGTGAATTATGATAAGAATTTCTCCTTCGCCTCCTCTTAAACATTGGCGAGTTGGTGGTGTGTCCTCTCTCACTTGGCTCATGAGATCCTGATATCGTTGTTGTTCGTCAACCGACATACTATCAACAGTCGGTCCAAGGATATTATCTTTGGAAACGCTAGTGCGATCTTTAGAACTGGCCATCCACGACCGATTATAATATATACATCTAGAACACATTTGGTCCCCAGTACAGACACTAAAAATGTGTTGCCGTCAATTTGGTACCCAACACTAGAACGAACTACCTTGCAGTGATATCTGCGGGAGCGTGGACAGTCCGCAACCTCGCTGCATGAGTGGCTCTTCTCTGTGTGCTTCTGGATGGTCCATGATGGCGCAGAGTCTTCTTCTCTGTAGAAGCCTGAATCTCGCCGCCCGGGAGGGATCCTGTTgtggagtagagatcctagggttGTCTTGGGTTCGACAGAACACCTAAGACACCTCTAGAAAATATTAAGCCAAAGAGAGATGAAGATTTGAGGTTGAGAAAGATTAACACTAAGGCTAGATTACTCCTtaagaaaaataatataaaaatggTAAATTGgtttgattggatcgattgtgtATCGCAATAGGTCGTACCCTTTTATTTATATAAGGATGAAGTCTGGGCCGTTGCAAATCATACGAAGTTTACAACAAATTTTGTAAAAAAATAGGAagcctaagggcttgttcggtttgatgctaatccatgtggattgggcggtattgagtcggtttaaatccatagTAAGTCAAAATCTAACTCAATACAttccaatcccctccaatccacatGGAATGGAAATAACCGAACAAAGTCTAAGGTCTTGTTCAtttgtgccggattggtgggtcggaacgatttctagctggattgcttctctaatttatataacttttgattagctggaacgattccgggtgcaatctgaCGTAACCGAACAAGACCTAATTGTTTTTGTTCCCGCGCGGATCGTTCACGCCATGATGACCGTCTGGCTCGCGAGATTGTCAAGCTTGTGCAGAGTGGGAGCAGGGACGAATCATGATATAATAATAATAGTGACAACGATGATGATTAGTAGGAGCGGTTGAAGTGAGTACGAAAATGAAATCAGAGATGACTAAAGACTCGCAGCCAGCCAATCAATCAAACGAGCGGCATGTCGGTCCACCTCCACCAGCGGAGAGGCCATGATGCCATATATAGATGGCCAACCGGGCCGCACGACACTGGCACTGGCACTAGCACGACCAGACACGGCACGACCAGGCACGGAAAAAGATATGTATCGTGCCTGTTAGTGCCCCTGTGCTGGGCCCTCGGCCCAGGCACGACACTAACAGTGCCTAGCCGTGTCGTGCCACCAGGCACGGCGGCACGCCAGTGCTAGTGCCAGCACGGGCACTATGTATATAAAAAATGGTCACAAAGAGAGTAAGAGACTAATCACAAAAAATGGTCACAACAGATATAAGATGATTTTATTATGACTTAACAGTTTCAAACAACATAAAAATGGTCACAAAGAGAGTAAGAGACTAATCAAACAACAATTTTATTAAGAGCTGTAGTGTAAtggctgcctcgttaaaaacctgtctaggtaaaactcacccttgtgagaaaccctagataggaaaaaagagtacaaccCAGCTCATTAAAAAGTTTATTGTCCTTACAACAAAGTCCAGGTGCATAATATTACAGTCCCATTACAGAAATGGTCACAAAGAGAGTAAGATACtaatcaagataaagattttcaaatGTTTCTTCAAGCTCTTTGTCATCCACCATGTGTTGCATCCTTGCTTCAGCATCCTCCCAATCTTTAATACATGTCAACATCTCAACCACATCAGACTTCAACCTCCTCCTCCGCTCGTTAATGATACTGCCAGTTAAACTAAAAGTGGATTCTGAAGAGATGGTAGACACATGAACAGTTAAAATATCTTTAGCCATAATTGACAGTACTGGATAAGTGAGTTTGTGCTGATGCCACCAGTGCAAGATGTTGAAATCATCAATTAACTGGTTGACAGTGTCACAATCTAAGTAAGAAATGAGTTCAGAAGCAGTAGAAGTTGAAGAGCTTGCAGCATGCAGTAGAGCAGTTGCAGAGGTATCTCTAGCAATGTTTAGAGTAGAAGCAAAAGAATGCATACCAACAGAAGTACCCACATCATCAGCATCATCATAAATTTCATCCCAAGCAGTCCGTTTCTTACCAGACAAGTTAGGAGGGACAACCCTGTTCAATCTAACAGATCCATATTTCTCTTCATATTTATTATAAACATCAGTAAGCTTAGCTCTAATGGTAACCTGATAAACAACATAATCTGTACTTGTCAGGTTCATTAATCTTCTAAGCACTCTACTAAAACCTTTCATTTTAGCTCTAGGGTCCAAGATGAATgcaaaagagtaaagtaaagggaTGTTCCTCCAATATTTATTATATTTATCTATCATAGGTTGAATGAAACCTCTGATATGAGTGTCATTAGCATAGTTCTTTAGATGTATAGCAATCTTAACAAGAAAATGAAGCATAAGTGGAGATGTAGGATAATAAACACCAGACAATGCAACAGCAGAATCATAAAATAGCTCAAGAAATTTAAGTACTTTATCTCCAATAACCCAATGTTCATCAGTTAAAATAAATTGATCACCTTCAGCCCTAGGATAGTTTGCATGAATGAAAGTAGTGAAAGGTATCCTATGAGGAAACAAATGCTTAAGCATCAGATATGTAGAGTTCCACCTAACCTCTATTTCCAACTGGAATTTTCTAGGCCTAATATTAGTAGCAATGCAATAACTTTTATATGCAGCAATTCTCTGATTAGAGGAGTTCTAATGTAGAAGTAAGAGTCTCAACAAGCTTAGCCTTTTTGTCAGTGAAGTATTTAACCATGTCTCTGGTGGTGGTTTGCCTAGAGACAGGCACAAATTTAGGATTATGAGCAGTTCTAATGTAGTGTTCAAATGCAGCATTTTCACCCAAACTAATAGAAATTTCTAGCCTAGCAAGCAATCGAACCAATTCATTATGTGCAACCATAGGACAGTACTCCCAGTTACGCATACTACCATCAGGATTAAAAGATATCTGAGACTGATACATGCGGGTTTTTTCACGCCTCCTGGGacatctatctctatgtcgggtgaggtggccAGTGCCACCACTAGAGAGAGCAGAATATTGCTTAGAGCAATGTATGCACTTAGCTGCAAACCTTACCTTCTTACCGTTCACGATTTTGAAAAGTTTCTCGAAATCTAACCAGACTGCAGAAGTAGAAGGACGACAACGCTTGGCACTGTGTTCGTCCCCTTCACCTTCCTGACCACCGACTTGTTGTTCATCACCGACATGGACGGGATGCTCACTGCTATGGCCAAAGAGCGCTGCAGCATcctcccggaggtcatcctcatcGTCATCTCCGGTCAACCCGCACAACCGTCGCTCCTCGTTGCAGTCGATCTCAACagtttcatcgtcggagacggccatCGACCCACCTCGGAGTCCCGGTTCCTCAACGGAGTAAGCCGGAGCACCGAAATCTAGGAGAGAGGAGAGGACGACCGGTCCGGCCAACCGGTTCCTCCACGGATTTGAATCCGGAGCACCGGAGctaggagagaggagagggagaccggagctaggagagaggagagggagaccgGAGCACCGTAGCTAGAAGATAGGAGAGAGGAGTCCCGGTTCCTCAACGGAGTAAGCCGGAGCACCGAGATCTCCGCAGAAGCGCAGATCACACCGGAGGccggagggggagagggagaccGGAGCTGTGTGCCAGTGCCGGACAGTAccggagggggagaagaagataggAGAGGGAGACCGGAGCTAGGAGAGATGAGAGGGAGACCAGAGCTAGGAGAGAGGAGAGTACCAGTGCCAGTGCCGCCGTATCGGACCCCGGAGTCCCGGTTCCTCAACGGAGTAAGCCGGAGCACCGGGATCTCCGCAGAAGCGCAGATCACACCGGAGGccggagggggagaagaagacaGGAGAGAGGAGACAGATGAGGGAGAATGGAGCACCGGGATCTCCGCAGTAGCGCAGATCACACCGGTTCACAAATGCGTAGATCCATGAGTCGTGCGCGTGTAAACCCTAATAAGCCGGAGCACCGGGATCTCCGTAGATCACAccggagggggagaagaagacaTGAGAGAGGAACTAGGGTTATGGATCTGAGTTACCCGGTTCACAAATGCGCAGATCCGAGCGGGGGAGAGCCGGAGAGGATCTCCGATGAGCGACGATCGATCCAAGCGGAGGCGGAGAGCTGGAGACCGCAGACCGGAGGCGGAGATGGAGACTGCAGACCGGAGCGCTTAGCGGAGGCGGAGGCAACGAGGGAGAGGAGAGTTCGCTGGTCGCCGCCGAATCGCCCGCGGCTGAGAGAGAGCGAGTGAGGCAGTGAGCGAGTTAGGGTTTGAGTGTTGCGGCTGCGCGGCTGGGGGCTGGGGTGGTTTACACGTGGACGcggtggggcggtgcggctccgcGCCTGGGCCACGCGCGCTGGCAAATGGGCCGTGCCGAGGCCGTGCCAGCCCAGTTAGTCGTGTCGTGCCTGGGCCGACACTACGGGCCCAATTGGTGGCCCAGACACGGCACTATGTACGGGCCGTGCCCGGCACTGGCACTAAAAGGAACGAGCTGtgtcgtgcctgggccgtgctttttagTGTCATGCCTGGGCCGGCCCACCGTGTTAgtgccatttggccatctataatgCTGTAATGGCGTCGTCGCCCAAGAAGAAGAAGGTGGGGTACAGAGCTACGACATTTTATATTGACGAGCTTATACATATTGATTGAGGACATTATAGTATATATTATTGAAGACTTTATTATATATTGACGAGGAGCTTGCAGAATCGAAGTAGGATTTGCAATTGCAGCCAGCCAATATCAGACGAGCAGCGTGTTTGCAGCTCCATCGGCTCGGCGGAAGAGGCGAGATGGCGTCGTCGTCCAAGAAGGTCTGCGTGGTGGGCGCCGGCGTCTCGGGTCTGGTCTCCGCCCGCGAGTTGCGCCGGGAGGGCCACGACGTGACGGTCATGGAGCAGAGCGGCGGCATTGGCGGGCAGTGGCTGTACGACCCGAGGACCGACGCCGACGACGCCCTCGGCGCGCACAGCAGCATCTACGCCTCTCTCCGGCTCAACACGCCCAGGGAGAGTACGGGCTTCTCCGACTTTCCCTTTGCCTACCCCAGCAACGACGACGGTGCCGGCGACGGCCGGCGGTACCCGGGGCACGCCGAGTTCCTGAGGTACATCAGGCGCTTCTGCGACGCGTTCGGGCTCATGGACGCCGTCAGGCTCAACACCAAGGTCCTGCACGTCGCCCCGTTGGCGCCGCGCAGCCACGGCGACGGCGTGACGCGGTGGACGGTGAGGTGCTCGTCGAGACTTGGTGACTGTCAGGACGAGGCGGTCACCACGGAGGAGACGTTCGatgccgtcgtcgtcgccgtcggccAATTCACCCAGCCAAGGCTCCCCGCAATCAATGGTGGGTTCCGAACGGTCATTACATACATACATATCAATGAATGATTGAGATCTGAATCTGAGATCTTGGTCAActgagctgctgctgctgctattaTTTATAGGCATGGACAAGTGGAGCAGGAGGCAGCTGCACTCCCGCTCGTATCGGGTCCCGGACTCCTTCGAAAACCAAGTGGTGGTGGTCGTGGGATGCCAGGCGAGCGGCGTGGACATCGCGCTGGAGCTCCGCACGGTGGCGAGAGACGTGCACATCAGCGTCAAGTCCGTGGACGACGACGTCGCCGTGTCCCCCGGCATGAGGAAAGCTGTGTCCAGGCACCACAACCTGCACCTCCACGTCCAGGCAAGTTTCTGCTGTGGCTTGTTCGTGGATATCTATAATAGTCCGGAGGATCGACAAGAATGCATGTGTTTATGTAGATCGATAGCTTGTGCGAGGACGGGCATGTGGTGTTCGCCGATGGCTCCTCGGTGGTCGCCGACGCCATCGTCTACTGCACCGGGTGAGCGCGCGACAAGTCTTTATCAAATGTTCCATCTTTTTCAGCTCTTACTAATATATACGATCATATAAATCCGCCATGCATGGCACGCAAATGTATGAATTGAAGGTACGTCTACTCGTTCCCGTTCCTGGACACGGGAGGCCTGGTCACCGTGGACGACAGCTGCGTCGGCCCGCTGTTCGAGCACACGTTCCCGCCGGCGCTGGCGCCGGCGCTGTCCTTCGTGGGCGTACCAAAGAAGGTGGTGGTGCCGCGGTTCTTCGAGGCGCAGGCGAGGTGGGTTGCGCAGGTGCTGTCTGGCCGAAGGTCGCTGCCGCCGGAGGCCGAGATGCTGCGCTCAGCGGAGGAGAACAACCGCGCGAGGGGGAAGCACCTGGCgcacgacatcctcgacgactaTGACTACTGCGACGACTTCGGGGAGAAGCACTGTGGGTTCCCGCGGCTGGAGGGCTGGAAGAAGGAGCTCCGTTGGTCGTCCCTCGCGAGGAGACACGACAGCACGGAGAGCTTCCGTGACGTCTACCACGACGACAGCAACTTGATTCGGGAGGGCTTTCAAGCATAGGGGCTCAGGCTCGCAGCACAAAATTCTTattccctccgttcttttttttTTGAAGTTTTAGTTTAAAATAAACTGTCCGAcaataaatattcgagaacgaaAATATTATTTCTTAAATCTATAATGGAGCGAGAAAAATAAAATGGCCTTTAAGATCAAAGAAAAATTTGTTTTGTTGGAAACAAAACAATTTCATTGAGAAGACATACTTGCACGATATTATAAGCTCTATTATTAGGATACAAAGAGCTAAGGCTATTTACAACAGAACCCAAACGGACACGCGCATATGCATTTTATGCGATAATGAGCCACTCAACAGAGCGCGGACGAAAACATAGAAAATATGTGCTCACGCTCCGTGTACCCAAAAATCCGTGGACTTTAAGGGTCTAATATTAAATCAAattttaatattttctctaacatTACATCAGATTCTAATATTTTAAAAATTCATAATTATCCCAAAAAATATTCAGATAAGTTTTTTTTCTAAAAGATCTATAGTTTTTATGATGTTTAGTTGACCTCCTTGAACTATCAAAGTCTAATTTACTCCTCTTATTGTTGGTGGTGTGGGGGCCATGTAGGATGACTAACGTGGCACCATATAAGATGGTTGACATGGCGCCACCTGGGCCAAAACCATTGAAGGCAAATTGGATGGTTTTAAAAGTTAGATGAGCCAAAAATCTAGTTTGTTGGTTCAAAGAGATAAATTGGACTCACACAATAGTTGAGGTAGGTTGATGAACTTTTCACAAAAAAGAGTAGAGGATTTTGGCTAAGAATTTAAATGGGATTTGATGCTACATAGATTAGAAAGGATTTTGGATTTGAATAAAGTTGGTTTCAAAACGTTTGATTTTTTCAGTTATTTtgaaaatcatttagaaatatTTGGAACTTTGAAACTATGAATCAAATTTTTCAATATGTTATAAACTTGTTTGTGAGATATAATTGAATCTAGTTTTTAGATGGACCAAAACTATCTAATTTTTAAATTCACCTTCCAAACGTAACCATAATACAAAGCATGAATACAACAAACAATTTAAAGTAATTTCTAAAGATATATGGATAAAACTTTGTACCAGGTGATAATGGGAGCAATCCTTATAGGTGGGGCTCTATGTCATTAGGGACGACAACTTCAAATTTTTGAATTTATGATGTTTACTAGTTGCCAATTATGACATGGTAAAGACGTAAAGTAGTTCACGCTAAATAGAATTGAACTATTAGTGTCAAACATCTCATTTTTATCACTAAGCTATACTTCTTTCAACAAAGTTTCGTAAACTATACTACTTTAGCGACAATTTCAATGGTTGCTTATCATATTCATCATAAAAGGTCATATACGTAATGTATTGTAGTGTATGAAAGTAAAGTGATATTTTCTTGTTATGGATCTGTTACAATTAAATATGGTGCCAAAATTAAGTTATCGGAAGATAAATGGTTAAATAATGCAACCTATGAGAACAATATCCTTGTATACAAACATCACTCAACACAAAACAAGCCATGGATAAGGGATCTTGTAGGGACAAAATAAATATTGAACGCATGGTTTTGACTCACCGCGACTTTGTGCTAACACCAAAGTTAGATGGATTTCGTTAGAATTTCATCCTAAATGAGCATTTATTAGTAAAATCTAACCATGTTGTTCTAGACCCCCTTTAACAAATGACCAAAAAAGAAGGTGCCACTCAAAATCAAAATCTTCGTTTGGTACCatataatgtttgatactatTACTAATGGGTAATCTTGCTGGCGCAACTACCAATGCAGCAAGAATGGGTGATCTTATCACTAAGATGAGATAATTAATTATTAATTTTTAGAATGAAAAAATCTACTTAATCTCTTTTGACTATTGCTGGTTGCTTACTTCACCTTCTTACTTATAAAACCGTTTGTTCCGCCCATAAATTATTGAAATGTCTCAATAACCCTCTGGGTAGTTTTTAAGGTGATTTCGCTGATGTGGCATATTTAAAAGTTTACATAACCCCAAAAAAAATCAAGGGTTCATAACATAACCCGGTCAATTACAAAACATGATACAATAACCCTTAAGTATGTAATAGTGTACAAATGATTCTTCCTAGATGGTTTTATATGGTCGTTTGGATATCATATTCCACCACATTGGTGGCCTAACTACCCGTGTTTGCACGTAGGTCCACTGTCTGTGTGCAAGCATGGGTTTTAAGCTAGCGTAGTGGGATATGCATGGTGTTCAAACATCCCTACAACACCATCTAGGGTCATTTCAATACTATTAGATGCTTTTAGCGCTATAATATCATATTTTATAATCGAGGTGTTGTATTGTCAAACCTTGATACGTTACACGGCTATGTAGACTTTATGTCACATCACTGAAATCACTTACAAAACCGCTTTAGCTTTATTCAAGATGATTTTAAAGTTTAAGGAATAGAACATATATTTTAATAGTTGAGAAGATGAAGTAGACGGGCACCAGTAGTTTGAGGGATTACATAGACTTTTTCTCTTTAAATTATCTTACATATGTGCAGTATATGGTCTATTATCTTAAAAATGAATGGTTCTTTAAAAATTAAAGCGAGAACTTTAACAATTTTAGGGCAACAAAAGTGAGGCCAAAGACAGGTGGATTCCATCCACGACCCCGCCCCACCATATCGCCGCCGCCGCGGTGAGGTCGTGACGCGTCCGGTGATCGTGGCGCCGACCAAGGACCTGACCATCGTTCGTTCTCCGCGACTAATGAGGCGTGGTTAAGAATGGCAATGTGTATATATCCGTCAGGTACTACCATTACATACCTGTACCCATCAAGAAATTTATACCCGTCAGGTTACCCATATATATACATGGGTATAAAATTTTATCTATATCCGTACGGGTAATTTTACCCGTCGGGAAATCCATACCCGCTAGGAAGGTCTAAAATTTTAATATTCCAATcacccaaaatgtcaaataaacaTATAAAATTAAGTTCAACTTAAAATATAGCatacactagtagaaaagagctcatagcctgcggcacccataaattatcactggcggtttcagttatcgcgcgccagtaaaaaaacAAGGTGGGCCCGGCttaggaaccgccagtggaaataggtttccactggcggttatcttaacacaaccgccagtggaaatagggtatttccactggcggttggtgtaacagaaccgctagtagaaaccaatttccactggcggttggtgtaacagaaccgccagtg contains these protein-coding regions:
- the LOC103631873 gene encoding flavin-containing monooxygenase FMO GS-OX-like 9, with the translated sequence MASSSKKVCVVGAGVSGLVSARELRREGHDVTVMEQSGGIGGQWLYDPRTDADDALGAHSSIYASLRLNTPRESTGFSDFPFAYPSNDDGAGDGRRYPGHAEFLRYIRRFCDAFGLMDAVRLNTKVLHVAPLAPRSHGDGVTRWTVRCSSRLGDCQDEAVTTEETFDAVVVAVGQFTQPRLPAINGMDKWSRRQLHSRSYRVPDSFENQVVVVVGCQASGVDIALELRTVARDVHISVKSVDDDVAVSPGMRKAVSRHHNLHLHVQIDSLCEDGHVVFADGSSVVADAIVYCTGYVYSFPFLDTGGLVTVDDSCVGPLFEHTFPPALAPALSFVGVPKKVVVPRFFEAQARWVAQVLSGRRSLPPEAEMLRSAEENNRARGKHLAHDILDDYDYCDDFGEKHCGFPRLEGWKKELRWSSLARRHDSTESFRDVYHDDSNLIREGFQA